One Orrella dioscoreae genomic window carries:
- a CDS encoding SEL1-like repeat protein, producing MTLRIPLFLLALCVGAPALAQPSAQPAFEQGYSAYEAGDYASARQYWQPLAEAGHAPAQYGLGLLHANGQIAGHDDVSAVSWLRKAAEQGEAGAQFNLGMMYANGQGVPRDYAQTAQWCAKAASQDDADGQYCMGQLYANGDGVKQSDEQAMQWWRKAAEQGHAKAQNRLGELYAVTEGPLRDNAQAVHWLRQAAQQGLPVAQNNLGTLYLDGQGVARDPEAAMHWFRRAAEQGDADAQYNLAVGYDFGRGVARDISQAVAWYRKAAEQGYAKAQSNLGALYADGDGVGRDEAQAVAWWRKAAEQGHPRARINLGVMYAEGRGVPRNLPVAYALLGTARLPEDLAGYRDRLAAQMSRAQIAQGRKLEADLMAAGSGAQAIRRVDRALDAAPR from the coding sequence ATGACACTCCGCATTCCGCTCTTCTTGCTGGCCCTGTGCGTCGGCGCGCCGGCCCTTGCACAGCCTTCCGCCCAGCCTGCTTTCGAACAGGGCTACTCGGCCTACGAAGCCGGCGACTATGCCAGCGCGCGGCAATACTGGCAGCCGCTGGCCGAAGCGGGCCATGCACCGGCCCAGTACGGTTTGGGCCTGCTGCATGCCAATGGCCAGATCGCTGGCCACGATGACGTCTCCGCCGTGTCGTGGCTGCGCAAGGCGGCCGAGCAAGGCGAAGCCGGCGCCCAGTTCAACCTGGGCATGATGTACGCCAATGGCCAGGGCGTGCCGCGGGATTATGCCCAGACCGCGCAGTGGTGCGCGAAAGCCGCCAGTCAGGACGACGCCGACGGGCAATATTGCATGGGCCAGTTGTACGCCAACGGCGATGGCGTCAAGCAGAGCGACGAACAGGCCATGCAATGGTGGCGCAAGGCCGCTGAACAAGGCCATGCCAAGGCGCAGAACAGGCTGGGTGAACTGTATGCCGTCACGGAAGGGCCCTTGCGCGACAACGCGCAGGCCGTGCACTGGCTGCGGCAGGCCGCGCAGCAAGGGCTGCCCGTGGCGCAGAACAACCTGGGCACCCTGTACCTGGACGGCCAGGGCGTGGCGCGGGATCCCGAGGCCGCCATGCACTGGTTTCGCCGGGCGGCCGAGCAAGGCGACGCCGATGCCCAGTACAACCTGGCGGTGGGATACGACTTTGGACGGGGCGTCGCACGGGACATCTCGCAGGCGGTAGCCTGGTATCGCAAGGCTGCGGAACAGGGGTACGCCAAGGCCCAGTCCAACCTGGGCGCGCTGTATGCCGATGGCGATGGCGTCGGCCGGGACGAGGCGCAAGCGGTGGCATGGTGGCGCAAGGCCGCCGAGCAAGGCCACCCCCGTGCCCGCATCAACCTGGGCGTCATGTATGCCGAAGGACGTGGCGTGCCGCGCAACCTGCCGGTTGCCTATGCGCTGCTTGGCACGGCTCGCTTGCCGGAAGACCTGGCCGGCTACCGCGACAGGCTGGCCGCGCAGATGAGCCGGGCGCAGATCGCGCAAGGCCGCAAGCTGGAAGCGGACCTGATGGCCGCTGGCAGCGGCGCGCAAGCCATCCGTCGCGTGGACCGGGCACTGGACGCCGCGCCGCGGTAA
- a CDS encoding YwqG family protein, translated as MFDSPDHAAQAMQAFFAPQQVQEVVQALVPAIALRPVPDPGQPGASRLGGLPDMPAGAQWPRPSIPDDIDAIAQRGNASAAAEMRVHLGKGLPFAFIGQIDLEEASRLGAAAAALPAQGRLLFFHDLAIGPWESGARTVRVIWDETPREALRPLAMPADLADAAQAEWRELEAVFREYDRAAQGARQPATVYGAQPRPVSLRAMLVAPDPASLESEGLPGLRPAGNADEDFADAYEGMREDQGLSWPAEKWKRHQLLGSPAPEQDDPRYQAVVVTDYKQEFLDRETWQRERDRIMQRARDWRLLLQVDLADWSGDVLGEGTVYFLIRSEDLAVRRFDRVVAVYQQT; from the coding sequence ATGTTCGATTCCCCTGATCACGCCGCGCAGGCCATGCAGGCATTCTTCGCGCCGCAGCAAGTCCAGGAAGTGGTGCAGGCCCTGGTGCCCGCGATTGCCCTGCGCCCCGTGCCTGACCCAGGACAGCCAGGCGCGTCAAGACTGGGCGGCCTGCCCGACATGCCCGCAGGGGCGCAATGGCCGCGCCCGTCCATTCCCGACGATATCGATGCCATCGCCCAACGCGGCAACGCGTCGGCCGCGGCCGAGATGCGCGTGCACCTGGGCAAGGGCTTGCCTTTCGCCTTCATCGGCCAGATCGACCTGGAGGAAGCCAGCCGCCTGGGCGCGGCGGCGGCCGCTTTGCCTGCGCAGGGCAGGCTGCTGTTCTTCCATGATCTTGCCATCGGCCCCTGGGAGTCGGGCGCGCGCACGGTGCGCGTGATCTGGGACGAGACGCCCCGCGAGGCGCTGCGTCCGCTTGCCATGCCCGCTGACCTGGCCGACGCCGCCCAGGCGGAATGGCGCGAACTGGAAGCCGTGTTCCGCGAATACGACCGGGCCGCGCAGGGCGCCAGGCAGCCTGCCACCGTGTACGGCGCCCAGCCCCGTCCGGTGTCGCTGCGTGCCATGCTCGTGGCGCCCGATCCCGCATCGCTGGAAAGCGAGGGCCTGCCAGGGCTGCGGCCAGCCGGCAATGCGGATGAGGATTTCGCCGATGCCTACGAAGGCATGCGTGAAGACCAGGGACTGTCCTGGCCCGCCGAAAAATGGAAACGCCACCAGCTGCTGGGCAGCCCGGCGCCTGAACAGGATGACCCGCGTTATCAGGCCGTGGTCGTGACCGACTACAAGCAGGAATTCCTGGATCGCGAGACCTGGCAGCGCGAGCGCGATCGGATCATGCAGCGCGCGCGGGACTGGCGGCTGCTGCTGCAGGTGGATCTGGCGGACTGGAGTGGCGACGTGCTGGGTGAAGGCACCGTGTACTTCCTGATCCGCAGCGAGGACCTCGCTGTCAGGCGGTTCGACCGGGTGGTCGCCGTCTACCAGCAGACATGA
- the pagP gene encoding lipid IV(A) palmitoyltransferase PagP has protein sequence MSLKKRCFPLFPALLAAAVSTATLPVSAASCTSGPGWFQSGCNRLHQVWDEGRTEMYVSGYAWHNRWTYTREKVDTFREVAWGGGLGKGFHDEDGDWHGLYAMAFLDSHSDWQPIAGYAFQKIGRIGENGRVGAGYTVFLTSRSDMFGRAPFPGALPLVSVGYRKADLYATYIPGASGAGNVLFMFGKVAF, from the coding sequence ATGTCCTTGAAAAAACGCTGCTTTCCTCTTTTCCCCGCCTTGCTCGCCGCGGCGGTCAGCACCGCGACACTGCCCGTCTCCGCCGCCTCCTGCACCAGCGGCCCCGGCTGGTTCCAGTCCGGCTGCAACCGCCTGCACCAGGTCTGGGACGAAGGCCGCACCGAGATGTATGTCAGCGGCTACGCCTGGCACAACCGCTGGACCTACACGCGCGAGAAGGTCGACACCTTCCGCGAGGTGGCCTGGGGCGGCGGCCTGGGCAAGGGCTTCCATGATGAAGATGGCGACTGGCACGGGCTCTATGCCATGGCCTTCCTGGATTCGCACAGCGACTGGCAGCCGATTGCGGGCTATGCCTTCCAGAAGATCGGCCGCATCGGCGAGAACGGCCGCGTGGGGGCCGGCTACACGGTCTTCCTGACCTCGCGCTCGGACATGTTCGGGCGCGCGCCCTTCCCTGGCGCGCTGCCGCTGGTGTCGGTGGGCTATCGCAAGGCCGACCTTTACGCCACCTACATTCCCGGCGCCAGCGGCGCGGGCAATGTGCTGTTCATGTTCGGCAAGGTGGCGTTCTGA
- a CDS encoding WG repeat-containing protein yields MTATASLPSIRPTLLRWMLGVAIATMGAAAFAQSAEDGLQDAVGVVEEDGSVTAYSDPFCAGFAESFKKNGGDTSLMPECPEEPVAPMSMSPHAKGERAGLASAMAYVDLRKHQKANRKDLPLLPGFYDKSQDAWIMREDGYYPFTSFDGDSYAVISKEDAGMGVIDRLGHILVPLEYSQIGFESTRQVISVRDGERDKVGLYSIQGEQLVKPRYDAAELIDGKHLLTLRDGVYEVLDLKGKALFSTRKPISPAGEDRFWFMEAPQRHGIMDAQGKVIVKPEFTYTSGFQDGKLVSQKEGGENYVIYRDGKVVRQP; encoded by the coding sequence ATGACCGCCACTGCCTCCCTGCCCTCGATCCGCCCGACCCTGCTGCGCTGGATGCTCGGCGTCGCCATCGCCACGATGGGCGCCGCCGCGTTTGCCCAATCCGCCGAGGACGGCCTCCAGGACGCCGTCGGCGTGGTCGAGGAAGATGGCTCCGTCACCGCCTATTCCGATCCGTTCTGCGCGGGGTTCGCGGAGTCCTTCAAGAAGAACGGCGGCGACACGTCGTTGATGCCGGAATGCCCGGAGGAGCCCGTGGCGCCGATGTCGATGTCGCCCCATGCCAAGGGCGAGCGCGCCGGCCTGGCGTCGGCGATGGCCTATGTGGACTTACGCAAGCACCAGAAGGCCAACCGCAAGGACCTGCCGCTGCTGCCCGGCTTCTACGACAAGTCGCAGGACGCCTGGATCATGCGCGAGGACGGCTATTACCCGTTCACGTCTTTCGACGGCGACTCGTATGCGGTGATCTCGAAGGAAGACGCCGGGATGGGCGTGATCGACAGGCTGGGTCACATCCTCGTGCCGCTCGAATACAGCCAGATCGGGTTCGAGTCGACCCGCCAGGTCATTTCGGTGCGGGACGGCGAGCGGGACAAGGTCGGTCTGTACTCCATCCAGGGCGAACAACTGGTCAAGCCACGCTACGACGCCGCCGAATTGATCGACGGCAAGCACCTGCTGACGCTGCGCGACGGCGTGTACGAGGTGCTGGACCTGAAGGGCAAGGCCTTGTTCAGCACCCGCAAGCCCATCAGCCCGGCCGGCGAGGACCGCTTCTGGTTCATGGAAGCGCCGCAGCGCCACGGCATCATGGACGCGCAAGGCAAGGTCATCGTGAAGCCGGAGTTCACCTATACCTCGGGCTTCCAGGACGGCAAGCTGGTGTCGCAGAAGGAAGGCGGCGAGAACTACGTGATCTACCGCGACGGCAAGGTGGTCAGGCAGCCCTAG
- a CDS encoding ATP-dependent DNA helicase, which yields MKLEVAVRTLCDFTARAGDLDSRFTPAPTALEGMAGHAVIAHRRAAHVEHEVTLSANHAGLTVRGRADGYDPRARRVEEVKTYRGDLAALRANQRALHRAQARVYGHMLCASRDLAEITVAVVYFNLDTEEETAEAETLDAATLASLFNDLCERYAGWAMQERAHREARDGALEDLAFPYGQMRAGQRELAVAVYRAARDGHPLMAQAPTGVGKTLGTLFPLLKACATQGLDKVYFLSAKGPGHGLALDAVARLHASREGGLPLRVVALVARDKACAEPDRACHGDACPRARGFYDRLPAARAQALARPDATLTREAVRAVADAHGVCPYYLNQELARWSDVVVGDYNYWFDANAMLHALTLAHQWRVAVAVDEAHNLLARARRMYSVTLSMAELRAARLAAPGHLRKPLDALLRSWRAVQKKQDSPYAAYDTVPAKLREAAQRASTALAEHFAGGPAAPDDPALSLYFTLLQFGRLADSFGTHALFDLTVTEGAGLRAKPESEICIRNVVPAPYLAARHAAARSTVLFSGTFSPQSFHQDTLGLPATTGWVDVCAPFDQAQLQVNVVGHVSTRWRDRAGSVAPIADLVARQYAAQPGNYLVFLSSFAYLEQVAAQLAAAHPGIPTWTQAARMNDDARAAFLGRFTETGQGVGFAVLGGAFSEGVDLPGRRLIGAFIATLGLPQVNPVNEQMLAAMRARFGDALAYDYTYLYPGLQKVVQAAGRVIRTETDTGTVYLIDDRYRQRKVRVLLPDWWRVAETRPPRAA from the coding sequence ATGAAGCTGGAAGTGGCCGTGCGCACGCTGTGCGACTTCACCGCGCGCGCGGGCGACCTGGACTCGCGCTTCACGCCCGCGCCGACAGCGCTGGAAGGCATGGCCGGCCACGCCGTCATCGCCCACCGGCGCGCGGCGCACGTCGAACACGAGGTCACCTTGTCGGCCAACCATGCAGGCCTGACGGTGCGCGGCCGCGCCGACGGCTACGACCCGCGTGCCCGGCGCGTGGAGGAAGTGAAGACCTACCGCGGCGACCTGGCCGCCTTGCGCGCCAACCAGCGTGCCCTGCACCGGGCGCAGGCGCGGGTCTACGGCCACATGCTGTGCGCCTCGCGCGACCTGGCCGAGATCACCGTGGCGGTCGTCTATTTCAACCTCGACACGGAAGAAGAAACCGCCGAGGCCGAAACCCTGGACGCCGCCACGCTGGCCAGCCTCTTCAACGACCTGTGCGAACGCTACGCCGGCTGGGCCATGCAGGAGCGCGCGCACCGCGAAGCCCGCGACGGCGCGCTCGAGGACCTGGCCTTCCCTTATGGGCAGATGCGCGCCGGGCAACGCGAACTGGCCGTGGCGGTGTATCGCGCCGCCCGCGACGGCCATCCGCTCATGGCGCAGGCGCCCACCGGCGTCGGCAAGACGCTGGGCACGCTGTTTCCGCTGCTCAAGGCCTGCGCCACCCAGGGGCTGGACAAGGTCTACTTCCTGTCCGCCAAGGGGCCTGGCCACGGCCTGGCGCTGGACGCCGTCGCGCGCCTGCACGCCTCGCGCGAGGGCGGATTGCCGTTGCGGGTGGTGGCACTGGTGGCGCGCGACAAGGCCTGCGCGGAACCTGACCGCGCCTGCCACGGCGACGCCTGCCCGCGCGCAAGAGGCTTCTACGACCGCCTGCCAGCCGCCCGCGCGCAGGCACTGGCGCGCCCCGATGCCACGCTGACCCGCGAGGCGGTCCGGGCCGTGGCGGACGCGCACGGCGTCTGCCCCTATTACCTGAACCAGGAACTGGCGCGCTGGAGCGACGTGGTGGTGGGCGACTACAACTATTGGTTCGACGCCAACGCCATGCTCCATGCCCTGACCCTGGCGCATCAATGGCGCGTGGCGGTGGCGGTGGATGAAGCGCACAACCTGCTGGCGCGCGCGCGCCGCATGTACAGCGTCACGCTGTCGATGGCCGAGCTGCGTGCCGCGCGCCTGGCGGCGCCAGGACATCTGCGCAAGCCGCTGGACGCACTGCTCAGGTCCTGGCGCGCCGTCCAGAAGAAGCAGGACAGCCCGTACGCCGCCTACGACACGGTGCCCGCCAAGCTGCGCGAGGCCGCGCAGCGCGCCAGCACGGCGCTGGCCGAACACTTCGCGGGCGGCCCCGCCGCGCCGGACGATCCCGCGCTGTCGCTGTACTTCACGCTGCTGCAGTTCGGCCGCCTGGCCGACAGCTTCGGCACCCATGCGCTGTTCGACCTCACCGTCACCGAAGGCGCGGGCCTGCGCGCCAAGCCCGAATCGGAGATCTGCATCCGCAACGTCGTGCCCGCGCCTTACCTGGCCGCCCGCCACGCCGCCGCGCGCAGCACCGTGCTGTTCTCGGGCACGTTCAGCCCGCAGTCCTTCCACCAGGACACGCTGGGCCTGCCGGCCACGACAGGCTGGGTCGATGTCTGCGCGCCGTTCGACCAGGCGCAACTGCAGGTCAACGTCGTGGGCCATGTCTCCACCCGCTGGCGCGACCGGGCCGGCTCGGTCGCGCCCATCGCCGACCTGGTGGCCAGGCAATACGCCGCCCAACCGGGCAACTACCTGGTCTTCCTGAGCAGCTTCGCCTATCTGGAACAGGTGGCTGCGCAACTGGCGGCCGCGCATCCCGGCATTCCCACATGGACGCAAGCCGCGCGGATGAACGACGACGCCCGCGCGGCGTTCCTCGGGCGCTTCACCGAAACAGGGCAGGGCGTGGGGTTCGCGGTGCTGGGCGGGGCTTTCTCGGAAGGCGTGGATCTGCCGGGCCGCCGCCTCATCGGCGCCTTCATCGCCACGCTGGGCCTGCCCCAGGTCAATCCGGTGAACGAACAGATGCTGGCCGCCATGCGCGCACGTTTCGGCGATGCGCTGGCCTATGACTACACCTATCTCTATCCCGGCCTGCAGAAAGTGGTGCAGGCCGCGGGGCGGGTCATCCGGACGGAAACCGACACCGGCACGGTCTATCTCATCGATGACCGCTACCGTCAGCGCAAGGTGCGCGTCTTGCTGCCCGACTGGTGGCGCGTGGCCGAAACGCGTCCGCCTAGGGCTGCCTGA
- a CDS encoding VRR-NUC domain-containing protein produces the protein MFPAHRYYYLHNFQRALDWLGTRYADVLGPAETAFLQAFPALPQASRALLVRLLMRRPTVHRADRLHYEEIGPVVPAAAPLLALGWLRADPVLDWPAWASLHTKDALARRYPQSGLRATLRKAELLAGLETFLGTPPAQPCSAWGAAPGEAIWSVEIAPLVQRLRLMFFGNLHQEWSEFVLADLGVFQYEAVRIDASTRAFQQAAHVDVYLALQALRDGLDAPEPVPAPALREQVLACATAVPWLARRQAKVLFRLGQHCERGADWTEAEQAYRASTYPGARQRLIRVLERQQRHAEAHALATAVLAEAEAGNEAEQQGVMRMLPRLARQAGLAAVPRGKRHGAAPDTLVLTRPADAPRVECVVRDHYARDGASVHWVENGLINSLFGLLCWEAIFLPVAGAFFHPFQRGPADLHEPDFHARRARAFDACLALLQSGEHRARILACYDAKAGIQSPFVSWGLLTRELIETALDCIPAGHLARWFARLLADIKTNRSGLPDLVCFWPAERRYELIEVKGPGDRLQDNQIRWLDYAQRHGLPVRVCHVQWAAMEQGA, from the coding sequence ATGTTCCCCGCCCACCGCTATTACTACCTGCACAACTTCCAGCGCGCGCTGGACTGGCTGGGCACGCGTTACGCGGATGTGCTGGGCCCGGCGGAAACCGCATTCCTGCAGGCGTTTCCAGCCTTGCCCCAGGCTTCCCGGGCCTTGCTGGTGCGCTTGCTCATGCGCCGGCCCACGGTGCACCGCGCGGACCGCCTGCACTACGAGGAAATCGGCCCGGTGGTGCCGGCGGCCGCGCCCCTGCTGGCGCTGGGTTGGCTGCGTGCCGACCCGGTGCTGGACTGGCCGGCGTGGGCAAGCCTGCACACCAAGGACGCGCTCGCCCGGCGCTATCCCCAATCGGGCCTGCGCGCCACCTTGCGCAAGGCGGAGCTGCTGGCCGGGCTGGAAACGTTCCTCGGCACGCCGCCTGCCCAGCCTTGCAGCGCCTGGGGCGCGGCGCCCGGCGAGGCGATCTGGTCCGTCGAGATCGCCCCCCTGGTCCAGCGCCTGCGGCTGATGTTCTTCGGCAATCTCCACCAGGAATGGTCCGAGTTCGTGCTGGCCGACCTGGGCGTCTTCCAATACGAAGCCGTGCGGATCGATGCCAGCACCCGCGCCTTCCAGCAGGCTGCCCACGTCGATGTCTATCTGGCGCTGCAAGCCTTGCGTGACGGTCTCGATGCCCCCGAGCCCGTGCCCGCGCCGGCGCTGCGCGAACAGGTGCTTGCCTGCGCCACGGCCGTGCCCTGGCTTGCCCGCAGGCAAGCCAAGGTGCTGTTCCGGCTGGGCCAGCATTGCGAGCGCGGCGCCGACTGGACCGAGGCCGAGCAGGCCTATCGCGCCAGCACGTACCCCGGCGCCCGCCAACGCCTGATCCGCGTGCTGGAGCGCCAGCAACGCCATGCCGAGGCGCACGCGCTGGCCACGGCAGTGCTTGCGGAAGCAGAGGCGGGCAATGAAGCCGAGCAGCAAGGCGTCATGCGCATGCTGCCGCGCCTGGCCCGCCAGGCCGGGCTGGCCGCCGTCCCCCGGGGCAAGCGGCACGGCGCCGCCCCCGACACCCTGGTCCTGACGCGGCCGGCGGATGCGCCCCGCGTCGAATGCGTCGTGCGCGACCATTACGCCCGCGATGGCGCCAGCGTGCACTGGGTGGAAAACGGGCTCATCAATTCCTTGTTCGGGCTGCTCTGCTGGGAGGCCATCTTCCTGCCCGTGGCAGGCGCGTTCTTCCATCCCTTCCAGCGCGGCCCGGCCGACCTGCACGAACCCGATTTCCATGCCCGCCGCGCCCGGGCCTTCGACGCCTGCCTGGCCTTGCTGCAGAGCGGCGAACACCGTGCCCGCATCCTGGCGTGCTACGACGCCAAGGCCGGCATCCAGTCCCCCTTCGTGTCCTGGGGACTGCTCACGCGCGAACTCATCGAGACCGCGCTGGACTGCATCCCGGCCGGCCACCTGGCACGATGGTTCGCGCGCCTGCTCGCCGACATCAAGACCAACCGCTCGGGCCTGCCCGATCTCGTCTGCTTCTGGCCGGCCGAGCGCCGCTACGAACTCATCGAGGTCAAGGGGCCCGGCGACCGCCTGCAGGACAACCAGATCCGCTGGCTCGACTACGCGCAACGCCACGGCCTGCCCGTGCGGGTCTGCCATGTGCAATGGGCGGCCATGGAGCAGGGCGCATGA
- a CDS encoding calcium:proton antiporter: protein MAPLPPSPALPSTDPRNARATWLRLALAWAMVAAFTVFGPAWLAAPLTPWVALAAFLALFLTILAASFGVVHEADGLAHQLGEPYGTLILTLSIVLIEVVLIASVLLGPGEFPTIGRDSIFAVMMIIVNLVMGICLVAGGLRHGEQEFNAQGAGVYLSMIMLLTAVSLVLPNFLAGAGEFDRLQGWAVAALTGGLYAVFLWLQMRGERRLFIQPPLGQMEVRVARRPDAARSATGAAGRSGILRGTLLLIGMIVPIVLLAHHLAIVIDHGVVTVGAPVALSGVLIAIIVFTPESITAVKAALNNEMQRAVNLCLGAFVSTVGLTVPAVLVIGLVTGKTVTMGISGVETVLLVATVWLATLSFKGQRTSVLQGVMHLGLFALYGFLLFGA from the coding sequence ATGGCCCCGCTTCCTCCCTCCCCCGCGCTTCCTTCCACCGATCCCCGCAACGCCCGCGCCACCTGGCTGCGCCTGGCATTGGCCTGGGCGATGGTGGCCGCCTTCACCGTATTCGGCCCCGCCTGGCTGGCCGCGCCCTTGACGCCGTGGGTGGCCCTGGCCGCCTTTCTGGCGCTGTTTCTCACCATCCTCGCGGCGTCCTTCGGCGTGGTGCACGAGGCCGACGGCCTGGCCCACCAGCTTGGCGAGCCGTATGGCACGCTGATCCTGACCCTGTCCATCGTGCTGATCGAGGTGGTCCTGATCGCCTCGGTGCTGCTGGGGCCGGGCGAATTCCCGACCATCGGCAGGGATTCGATCTTCGCCGTGATGATGATCATCGTGAACCTGGTCATGGGCATCTGCCTGGTGGCGGGCGGCCTGCGCCATGGCGAGCAGGAGTTCAACGCGCAGGGCGCCGGCGTGTATCTGTCGATGATCATGCTGCTGACGGCGGTGTCGCTGGTGCTGCCCAATTTCCTGGCGGGCGCGGGCGAATTCGATCGGCTGCAAGGCTGGGCTGTGGCGGCGCTGACGGGCGGGCTGTATGCCGTCTTCCTGTGGCTGCAGATGCGCGGCGAGCGCAGGCTCTTCATCCAGCCGCCCCTGGGGCAGATGGAAGTGCGGGTGGCGCGTCGCCCGGACGCAGCCCGCAGCGCGACAGGCGCGGCGGGACGCAGCGGCATCCTGCGTGGCACGCTGCTGCTGATCGGCATGATCGTGCCCATCGTGCTGCTGGCGCATCACCTGGCCATCGTGATCGACCATGGCGTGGTCACCGTGGGGGCGCCGGTGGCCTTGTCGGGCGTGCTGATCGCCATCATCGTCTTCACGCCCGAATCCATCACCGCGGTGAAGGCGGCGCTCAACAACGAGATGCAGCGGGCCGTGAACCTGTGCCTGGGCGCCTTCGTGTCGACAGTGGGCCTGACGGTGCCGGCGGTGCTGGTGATCGGCCTCGTCACGGGCAAGACGGTGACGATGGGCATTTCCGGCGTCGAGACGGTGCTGCTGGTGGCCACCGTCTGGCTGGCGACGCTGTCCTTCAAGGGCCAGCGCACCTCGGTACTGCAGGGCGTGATGCACCTGGGGCTGTTCGCGCTGTATGGCTTCCTGCTGTTCGGGGCCTGA
- a CDS encoding nitrate regulatory protein has protein sequence MMSGLGFLVAARQCEIDELEQLAGTIALAQALGELVHQLQRERGLSNLFVGSGGAGFGPQCLAARQDTDRAIAAAREHFDPLPGATGYPGSRARLFSRIAYALHGLDALAGLRQRLDQLALDVDAVTAAYCKLIASLLSVVFDATDNAADPEVSRLLLAYFNFVQGKEYAGQERAAGAAAYASGRCDARRQQQLLTLIDAQEECLQTFGGFADARGLASWQAAQDGLRLAELERLRRIVCTAPADGRLDPALSMTWFEHCTARIDAMKQVENALGEQLRERCEQSVAAARRDLHAHQAVLQKLVSQADAPSPPGEAAAPLAAFFEREEQAASDGAGRAGAPAYGPRMEREILAMLREQARRLQATSDELATVRAALNERKVIERAKGLLMAHRQLSEEAAYRMLRQTAMEQNRRLVDVAESVLALSSYLGGQAPAGP, from the coding sequence ATGATGTCGGGGTTGGGTTTTCTCGTCGCGGCCAGGCAGTGCGAGATCGACGAGCTGGAACAACTGGCCGGCACCATCGCGCTGGCGCAGGCGCTGGGCGAGCTGGTGCATCAATTGCAGCGCGAGCGCGGCCTGTCCAATCTGTTCGTGGGATCAGGCGGGGCCGGCTTCGGCCCGCAGTGCCTGGCGGCGCGCCAGGACACCGACCGCGCCATCGCCGCCGCGCGCGAACATTTCGACCCGTTGCCCGGCGCCACCGGGTATCCGGGCAGCCGCGCCCGGCTCTTCAGCCGCATCGCCTATGCCCTGCACGGCCTGGACGCGCTGGCGGGGCTGCGCCAGCGCCTGGACCAGCTTGCGCTGGACGTGGATGCGGTGACGGCGGCGTACTGCAAGCTGATCGCGAGCCTGCTGTCGGTGGTGTTCGATGCCACCGACAATGCCGCCGATCCCGAGGTGTCGCGGTTGTTGCTGGCGTACTTCAATTTCGTGCAGGGCAAGGAATATGCCGGACAGGAACGTGCCGCCGGCGCGGCCGCCTATGCCTCGGGGCGTTGCGACGCCCGCCGCCAGCAGCAACTGCTGACGCTCATCGACGCGCAGGAGGAATGCCTGCAGACCTTCGGCGGCTTTGCCGATGCGCGGGGCCTGGCCAGTTGGCAGGCCGCCCAGGACGGCTTGAGGCTGGCCGAACTGGAACGCCTGCGCCGCATCGTCTGTACGGCGCCGGCCGACGGCCGGCTGGACCCGGCGCTCAGCATGACGTGGTTCGAGCATTGCACGGCCCGCATCGACGCCATGAAACAGGTGGAGAACGCACTGGGCGAGCAGTTGCGCGAGCGCTGCGAGCAAAGCGTGGCCGCCGCGAGGCGTGACTTGCATGCGCACCAGGCGGTGCTGCAGAAACTGGTCAGCCAGGCGGATGCGCCCTCCCCGCCCGGCGAAGCCGCCGCGCCGCTGGCGGCATTCTTCGAGCGGGAGGAGCAGGCGGCCTCGGATGGTGCGGGCCGCGCGGGCGCGCCGGCTTACGGTCCGCGCATGGAACGCGAGATCCTGGCCATGCTGCGCGAGCAGGCCCGCCGCCTGCAGGCCACCAGCGACGAGCTGGCCACGGTGCGCGCGGCCTTGAACGAGCGCAAGGTGATCGAGCGCGCCAAGGGCTTGTTGATGGCGCACCGGCAACTGAGCGAGGAGGCCGCCTACCGGATGCTGCGCCAGACCGCCATGGAGCAGAACCGGCGGCTGGTGGACGTGGCGGAATCGGTGCTGGCCTTGTCCAGCTATCTGGGTGGACAGGCGCCCGCGGGACCCTAG